The DNA segment TGACGTCCTGGTCGTCGATGACGATGCGCCCGGCGTCGCAGGCGACCAACCCCACCATCATGTAGAAGGCGGTGGTCTTGCCGGCCCCGTTGGGGCCGAGCAGTCCCACCACTTCACCGCTGCTCACGTCGAGGCTGACGCCCTTCACTACCTGACGGGATCGATAGCGTTTGTGCAGATCTGTGGCGACCAGGCTGCTCATGGCGCGCCGGCGTCTTCGGCGCTGCAGTCCGGCGCATCCTGGGCGTCGGACCCGGGGGTGATCAGGATCTTGACCCGACCGTCCTCGCCGCGCCCGCCGTCCGCGAGCACCTGCTCCGCGTCGATGTCGTAGACGATCACCTCGCTGGTGATCTCATTGCCGTCTTCGCAGAGCCAGGCGTCACCGCTCAGGCGAACAGATGCATTCGCCAAATCATAATCCACGCGCTGGGCGCGGCCGCGAGCGAAGCGGCCTGCGACCTGCTTGCTCTCGCGGCGAAAGGTCACCGGCGCCCCGGTCAGGGCGGCGGTCTGCAGCTTGTTGTCGCGGAAGGTGAGGACGGCTTCGCTGGCTTCGATCAGGGCGCCATCGCTGGTGAGTTGCACATCGCCGGAGAAGGACCAGTCGCTGCTCTCGAAGCTCAGGCCCGTGCCAACGGCGCGGCTGGCACGGACGCTCAGCGTGTCCTGGGTGATGATGATGTCGGTGAAGATGAGCTCATCGGTGCGGCGGTCGATACGGGCGTCGGCGGCGTCCACCAGGATGGCGGGCTCGGCCTCCGAGTCCTCGGCGGCCGTTTGCGCGGGTTCGGGTGAGGTGGGCGGCGCTTCCTCGGGAGCCGGCGCCTGCGCTTGTGTGGCGGGGAGCCAGCAGGGCGTTGTCGCCAGGCCCGCCAACAACAGCGTCGCGAGCACGGGGGTGGCGCGCCCAGGGCGCTCGGCTCGCGGTCGAACTCGCGATGTCAAAGTAGATCTCCTGAATCGACGGCCGCCACGAAGCGGCCACGCACATCCGTTTCCAATTCGAACCACTGGGCGGCGAGGTCGGCGGTCATGCCCCGCGCGGTGATCACCCCGCGCGTACTCACCACCCGCACGTCCGATTGGGTGATCGCCCGGCGGTCGTTGACCATCACGGTCAAGTTGTCCGTGTGCAGGGCGAGGGGGGCGCCCTCGCTGTCCGTGCCCTCGATGCGCACCCGGCCGCTCAGTTCGAGCAGCTTCCAGTCGGCGCTGATGTGCCCGCGGTCCGCGTGCAGGCGCCAGGGTATTTCCTGCACATCGGCGTAGGTCACGTCGACGCCTTCGAGGGCCACACGGGCCAGCGCCGGTTGCTGTTCGGCGCGCTGGGCGCTGATCTCGAACAGGGCGTCGCCGTTGTCGGCAAGGCCGCGTAGCGTGCCGTCGACCACGTAGTAACCCGCTTCCTTAGGTGCGCTCGCCTGCGTCTGCTGGTCCGGCTGGCGCAGGGCGAAGTGGCTGGCCAGGGCGAGCAGGGCGAGCGTGGTGATGATGAGGATTTGGCGAATCGGCATGACAGGTCCGCTCAGTGCCCCGCCCGGGCCGCCAGTATGGCGTCCGACACTTCGCGCACGGCGCCGCGGCCTCCGCCCCTTGTGGTCACCCAATGGGCAGCGGCCCGCACCCGTTCCACCGCGTCGGCGACGGCGATGGTGAGGCCAGCGCGGGCGAACATGTCGAGGTCGGGAAGGTCATCGCCGACAGCCGCACACGAGGTCTCCGGCAGGCCGAGGCTGGCCGCGACATCGGCGAAGACCGGCCCCTTGTCGCCCACGCCGAGGTGGATCGGCTCGACGCCGAGCGCCCCCATGCGCGAG comes from the Pseudomonadota bacterium genome and includes:
- the lptA gene encoding lipopolysaccharide transport periplasmic protein LptA; amino-acid sequence: MTSRVRPRAERPGRATPVLATLLLAGLATTPCWLPATQAQAPAPEEAPPTSPEPAQTAAEDSEAEPAILVDAADARIDRRTDELIFTDIIITQDTLSVRASRAVGTGLSFESSDWSFSGDVQLTSDGALIEASEAVLTFRDNKLQTAALTGAPVTFRRESKQVAGRFARGRAQRVDYDLANASVRLSGDAWLCEDGNEITSEVIVYDIDAEQVLADGGRGEDGRVKILITPGSDAQDAPDCSAEDAGAP
- the lptC gene encoding LPS export ABC transporter periplasmic protein LptC, which codes for MPIRQILIITTLALLALASHFALRQPDQQTQASAPKEAGYYVVDGTLRGLADNGDALFEISAQRAEQQPALARVALEGVDVTYADVQEIPWRLHADRGHISADWKLLELSGRVRIEGTDSEGAPLALHTDNLTVMVNDRRAITQSDVRVVSTRGVITARGMTADLAAQWFELETDVRGRFVAAVDSGDLL
- a CDS encoding HAD hydrolase family protein, producing MQITEPLRAQMRGIAAVVFDVDGVFTDGGLYLSDDGRESKRFDTKDGLGVKRLLDGGVRVAIISGRPSPAVASRMGALGVEPIHLGVGDKGPVFADVAASLGLPETSCAAVGDDLPDLDMFARAGLTIAVADAVERVRAAAHWVTTRGGGRGAVREVSDAILAARAGH